A single Nomia melanderi isolate GNS246 chromosome 13, iyNomMela1, whole genome shotgun sequence DNA region contains:
- the LOC143175234 gene encoding uncharacterized protein LOC143175234, producing the protein MKKEKKLKVEADDYAAEDDLSIRWTAMLLKFVGMWLAKDPAEQRRRDITFAYSLFQLFFAIWVQTRDFYFSWPDFEHCTYVACNLLSIILVTTKLLLVYFYREDFIKLVIYTRDKVWFSKYNPVEQVVIIQCKKLCIATTLMIVICLNGTLSGYVLTSFLENEGRNHSDRILLFNMWIDLPLSDSPQYEILYVIQVLSLYHVGICFICFDNFLCIVNLYITAQFRILRHRLMNLGGVDTEVETKSNIEWYQYTGRCYLEFKDCVRKHQENIDYCNKVNRIFTIISLVHVLVFNVLLGLVCYEVFLAQIVLMRRLLFTFNIIGSLIQLFGFTYSCGSIMNESSKIGTAAYSGPWTRLPMNLVGKMIRKDLNMMILRSEQPCSINAGRFFPICLETFTAVRLSFFQFRILRCRLGNLNDIIKFRAKGYVSDESMKKSAKICHEKLRSCVKQHQELIEYCRHLENIFTMMILGQVLFLSLIMCLVGYQIFLADIPPSRNISLMLNLGGTLVQLFMFTYGCDGLIHQSASIGRATYSGPWALMPMDRIGKILRRNILLTILRSGRSCCLTANGFFPVSLETYTAVLSTAMSYFTLLRQKSVNDEEN; encoded by the exons atgaaaaaagaaaagaaattgaaagtcGAGGCTGACGATTACGCTGCTGAAGACGATTTATCGATAAGATGGACAGCGatgcttttaaaatttgtcgGCATGTGGCTGGCAAAGGACCCTGCGGAACAGCGTCGCAGAGACATCACGTTCGCGTACTCTCTATTTCAGCTTTTCTTTGCTATATGGGTTCAGACAAGGGACTTTTACTTCAGTTGGCCAGACTTCGAG CATTGCACATACGTCGCATGTAACCTATTGAGCATAATATTGGTTACGACGAAGCTGTTGCTTGTATACTTCTACAGGGAGGACTTTATCAAATTGGTGATATACACACGTGATAAGGTTTGGTTTTCTAAGTACAACCCTGTGGAACAAGTGGTGATAATCCAATGTAAGAAACTGTGCATTGCGACCACTCTAATGattgttatttgtttaaatGGTACACTTTCTGGCTATGTCCTGACGTCTTTTCTTG AAAATGAGGGAAGGAATCACTCAGACAGAATACTACTTTTTAATATGTGGATCGATTTGCCTCTGTCCGATAGTCCACAATATGAGATATTATACGTCATACAG GTGCTAAGTTTATATCACGTCGGTatatgtttcatttgtttcgacAATTTTCTGTGCATAGTGAATTTGTACATCACGGCTCAGTTTCGTATACTACGCCACAGGCTGATGAATTTGGGTGGCGTAGATACGGAGGTCGAAACAAAATCGAATATCGAGTGGTATCAGTACACGGGCAGATGTTACTTGGAGTTTAAAGATTGTGTGCGCAAACATCAAGAGAACATTGATTATTGCAATAAAGTCAATCGTATATTTACGATAATATCGTTGGTGCACGTGCTTGTATTTAACGTATTGCTGGGACTAGTATGCTACGAAGTATTTCTG GCTCAAATAGTTCTAATGAGGCGTCTTCTTTTTACCTTTAATATAATCGGAAGCCTGATCCAACTGTTTGGATTCACGTATAGCTGTGGCAGTATAATGAACGAAAGTTCGAAAATTGGGACAGCGGCATATTCAGGACCTTGGACCCGTTTACCAATGAACCTTGTTGGTAAAATGATCAGGAAAGATTTAAATATGATGATTTTGAGATCAGAGCAGCCATGCAGCATAAACGCCGGCAGATTCTTTCCTATCTGCTTGGAAACTTTCACTGCGGTAAGACTCTCGTTTTT TCAATTTCGTATACTCCGATGCAGACTCGGTAATTTGAACGATATTATTAAGTTTCGCGCAAAAGGCTATGTTTCCGATGAAAGTATGAAGAAGTCCGCAAAAATTTGTCACGAGAAGTTGAGAAGTTGCGTGAAACAGCACCAAGAGCTTATCGAATATTGCAGGCATCTCGAAAACATATTTACGATGATGATACTCGGACAGGTACTGTTTCTGAGCCTGATAATGTGTCTCGTGGGCTATCAGATATTTTTA GCAGATATACCTCCTTCCCGTAACATCAGTTTGATGCTTAATTTGGGCGGCACGCTGGTTCAGCTGTTCATGTTCACGTATGGTTGCGACGGCTTGATACATCAAAGCGCCAGCATTGGCAGAGCGACATACTCTGGTCCGTGGGCGTTAATGCCCATGGACAGGATCGGAAAAATCCTACGGAGAAACATACTATTAACGATTTTACGATCGGGCCGGTCTTGCTGTTTAACGGCAAACGGATTTTTCCCAGTGTCCTTGGAAACCTACACTGCG GTTCTCAGCACTGCAATGTCGTATTTTACGTTACTAAGGCAAAAATCCGTAAAcgacgaagaaaattaa
- the LOC143175253 gene encoding uncharacterized protein LOC143175253 → MQLVQSTDYSIDWTCLLMKSVGLWLAADEAEQRRRNAALIYTISVIFIATCIAIRDIYFSWGNFSDCVYITCNILYLMIVLYKIGVLYTHRLEFFDLVRYTQSNFWHSNYSQQEKVILAECKRLCGVFIVVISFCCQGTCAGYLVTPLLANIGKNESDRILPFNMWVDFPTGTSPYYEVLFVIQILCVYHVGVCYICFDNFLGLVNLQPG, encoded by the exons ATGCAACTGGTACAGAGTACAGATTATTCCATCGACTGGACATGCCTGTTAATGAAATCCGTAGGCCTGTGGCTGGCAGCAGATGAAGCCGAGCAACGCCGCCGGAATGCAGCGTTGATTTACACGATCTCCGTGATCTTCATCGCCACGTGTATCGCAATCAGGGATATTTATTTCTCCTGGGGAAACTTCAGT GACTGTGTTTACATTACATGCAACATTTTATATCTTATGATCGTCCTTTATAAGATCGGCGTTTTGTACACGCACAGATTGGAATTCTTTGACTTAGTTCGGTACACGCAGAGTAATTTCTGGCATTCGAACTACAGTCAACAAGAGAAAGTGATTTTAGCCGAATGCAAGAGGCTATGTGGCGTGTTCATCGTTGTTATTAGCTTTTGTTGTCAGGGCACTTGCGCTGGTTACTTGGTAACACCTTTATTGG CAAACATTGGAAAAAACGAATCCGACAGGATACTGCCGTTCAACATGTGGGTCGATTTTCCCACAGGAACTTCACCGTACTATGAAGTACTGTTCGTAATTCAg ATTTTGTGCGTGTACCATGTCGGTGTGTGTTACATTTGCTTCGATAATTTCTTGGGTCTCGTGAACCTGCAACCTGGCTAG